In one window of Mucilaginibacter auburnensis DNA:
- a CDS encoding SIMPL domain-containing protein, producing MKKLSILVIALVVSVLSGFAQSVDLRRKIEVSGTVEKEVTPDIINVSISLKEYFDGKTKITISQLEQQLEKAIQAAGIAKDDFTINNLSSYNYIDPKKKTPEFLASKQYSIRFRDLNKFNQVLSKVDPKGIQYTNVASYDYSKITELKRELQIQALLAARDKANALVSSLNEKLGGVISISELDMSNDVPQARFKTFSNVAMAESADVPESDIAVQKMKLTFRMNAVFEIAGK from the coding sequence ATGAAAAAGTTAAGTATATTAGTAATAGCCCTTGTAGTAAGTGTATTATCAGGATTTGCACAGAGTGTTGACCTGCGCCGCAAAATTGAAGTGAGTGGCACAGTAGAAAAAGAAGTAACACCGGATATCATCAATGTGTCTATATCATTGAAGGAGTATTTTGATGGTAAAACCAAAATAACCATTAGCCAGTTAGAACAGCAGTTGGAGAAGGCTATTCAGGCTGCAGGTATTGCAAAAGATGATTTTACCATAAACAACCTATCGTCTTACAACTATATTGACCCTAAAAAGAAAACGCCCGAGTTTTTAGCATCCAAACAATATAGCATACGTTTCCGCGATCTGAACAAGTTTAACCAGGTATTGAGCAAGGTTGACCCTAAAGGCATACAGTATACCAACGTAGCCAGCTACGACTATTCAAAAATTACTGAATTAAAGAGGGAATTACAAATACAGGCCCTGTTAGCTGCACGCGATAAAGCGAACGCTTTAGTTTCGAGTCTGAATGAAAAACTGGGCGGCGTTATCAGCATTTCTGAACTGGATATGAGTAATGATGTTCCTCAGGCACGTTTTAAAACATTTTCAAATGTGGCTATGGCCGAAAGTGCTGACGTGCCGGAATCTGATATTGCTGTGCAAAAAATGAAACTTACTTTCCGTATGAATGCTGTTTTTGAAATAGCCGGAAAATAA